From the Acidobacteriota bacterium genome, the window GGGTCTCCACCGGCGCTGTAATCTTTTCGCCTACCGAGCCCATTGGTTCCCGGGTGAGCGCCTCGCCCCAGCTGATGTGGTGGATCTTCGAGGTCGTCGGCGTCACCCCCTCGGCCAGCACATCCTGACCGAGAAGGGCGTTGATCAAGGCGCTCTTGCCCGCATTGAACTCACCCACTACAACCAACAAGAAGAGCTCATCGAGCTGACGAATCGAATCATCGAGCGCGCGAAGGTCCTCGACAGGCGTGTCACAGCTTTCGACAGCGGTGCGCACTTCGGCGAGTAACTCGCGCTCCGCGTCGAGCAGCTCCTTTTGATCAGCGGTGAGAATCGGTGCGAGCATGGCCGCTATCTTAGCGCGGAAGGTGGCTTGAGGCTTGGGTCTTGAGGCCTGACCGAGGTCGAGAGGACTAACAGGCCCCAGGCCTCAGGTCTCAAGCCCTCAGTATCCTGCCGCCATACCGTCCTTCCGCGACTCGGTCGCGCCGGAAAGGACACCCGTCTCCGGATCACGGTGAACGATCTGGTAGCCACCGAAGACAACCGGGTTGGTTTCCTGGATCCGGTGGCCACGTTTCGCGAGATCCCGGTAGACCTCCGGCGGAAGGCCCTTCTCGATTCGCAGAATTCCTCCCGACGTCATCACGGTTCCGGTCGGCTGAGACGACCCGCCGTGATTGAACCGAGGGGCATCCCCCGCCTCCTGCAGGTTCATCCCGAAGTCGACGAGATTGACGACAATCTGGACGTGTCCCTGCGGTTGCATGGCACCCCCCATCAATCCGAATGCGGTATCCGGAACCCCATTCCATCCCATGAACGCTGGGATGATCGTGTGGAAAGGTCTCTTGCCCGGTTCGAGGGCGTTGGGATGGGCGGGATCGAGGCTGAACAGGGCGCCGCGATCCTGGATGCCGATCCCGACCCGGGGCACCACATAGCCGGACCCGAACCCGGTGTAATTCGACTGAATCAGCGAAACCAGCATGCCACTCCCGTCGGCGGTCGCCAGGAATGTTGTATCGCCGTGTTCTAGGGCGGGGTTGCCGGGTCCCAGAGTGCGTGCGGCATGCTCCATGTCGATCAGCTTCGCCCGCTCGGCGGCATATCCTTTGTCGAGCAAGGCGTCGACCGGAACCTCGGCGAATCGTATGTCCGCGTAGTAACGCGCACGGTCCTCATAGGCAAGCTTCTTGGCTTCAACCATGACGTGCCAGAAGTCGGTACTGTCCCGACCCATGGCAGCGAGGTCGAAACCTTCGAGGATATTCAGCATTTGGAGCGCTGCCAGGCCCTGCGGGTTGGGCGGCAACTCCCACACCGTCAGGCCACGATACGTGGTCGAAATTGGCTCCACCCATTCACTCGTATGATTGGCGAAGTCCTGGCGCGAGAAAAACCCGCCGACCTCCTCTGAGAAGGCCACGATCTGTTCGGCGATCTCACCGCGATAGAAGGCATCACGCCCTCCGACCGCGAGTCGGTCCAGCGTGTGCGCGAGGGCCGGATTGGCGAAGACCTCGCCTTCAGCGGGGGCTTTGCCACCGGGCATGAACACCTCGGCAAAACCCGGCATGTCCTTGAATCGGGGCACGCTCCGCGCCCAGCCGCCGGCGATCACCTGCGGCACCGGCGCACCCTCGCGCGCGAGCTTCGCCGCCGGTCGCAGAACATCTCCCATCGGCAGATTGCCGAATTTCTCGTGAAGTTCGAACCAGCCATCGGCACAGCCGGGAACCGTCCACGAGTAGACCGAGTAGACGGGTATGGTGCCGTCCTCCTCTGGCGGTACCTCATCGATCGTCAACGATGCCGGCGCGCGTCCCGAGGCGTTGAGCCCGTAGAGCTTCTCGGTTTCCGGGTCCCAGACCATGGCGAAGAGATCACCGCCTAGACCATTGGCGGTCGGCTCCAAGAAACCGAGGGCTGCGTTGACGGCGATGGCGGCATCCACCGCCGAACCTCCGGCCTTGAGGACATCGATCCCGACCTGCACGGCCAGCGGATGGGCGGCGCTGACCATCCCATTCCGGGCATAGGTCACCGATCTGGTTGCAAAGGCTCGGCCCTCCGGACGATCGGCGGAGAATGCGACGGGAATACTGGCGATGACGACAGCGACAATCGCGAGGCAACGACGCATGACGACCTCCATCGGTCCACCATGGTACGGCAGTCAACAAATTTCGACGAACTGGTACGATCGCCGCAGGTATGGCGGAATCGACTCTTACCGTGATTGCGGCCGAGCTGGCACGAGAAGTCGACCGTCTGTCGTTCGCCAATCCGGTAACCCACGTCTACAACCCACTCGACTACGCGTGGTCGATCCACGCCCAATACCTCGAACGCTACGGTAGAGCGCCAAAGGAGGTCCTCCTCCTCGGCATGAACCCCGGACCCTGGGGTATGGCGCAAACCGGGGTGCCTTTCGGTGAAGTGGGTGCGGTCCGCGACTGGTTGAGAATCGACGCGGTTGTCGACAGGCCCGATCGAGAGCACCCCAAGCGACCGGTACGGGGGCTCGAGTGCGCTCGCTCCGAGGTCAGTGGGGCGCGCCTGTGGGGCTGGGCGCGCAAGGTCTTCTCGACCCCGGAGCGATTCTTCCAGCGGTTTTTCATCGCCAATTACTGCCCGCTCGCCTTCCTCGAGGCGAGCGGCCGCAATCGCACCCCAGACAAACTGCCCGCGCCGGAGAGGGCGCCGTTGCTGGAGATCTGCGATCGCGCCCTTCGTCGAACCGTCGAGTATCTTGAACCGGAGTTCGTCGTTGGGGTTGGGGCGTTCGCCGAAGGTCGTGCCCACGCCTCTCTCAACGGCTCACGCACCGTCATCGGTCGTATCCTCCACCCGAGCCCAGCGAATCCGGTGGCCAATCGGGGCTGGGAGGAGCGAGCAACCGCAGAGTTGCGGCAGCTGGGCGTCGAGCTTCCCTGAGATCGAGACACCGATTCCGCCCCGGCGACGGATTTTGGTTATCCTTGCCACAAGGAGCGGTGATGCGCTGGAAATACTCGTGCCCTCACTGTCAAGCCCCCCTCAACCCCGACGACAGAGTGGTCCTGCGAGCCGAAAGCGGTGACCGGTCATTCCTGGCCGGCCTGCATCCCCAGCCGGGGAACTACGAGGTCGAGCTGCCTCCCGGTGAGACCATGGAACGGGGTACGTACTGGGATTTTATCTGCCCTCAGTGCGACGCGAGTCTCGTTTCGGAGCTCTCCGAGGATCTCTGCGCCCTCGACGTGATCTCGCCGGGCGAAACACACCGTGTGTACTTCTCCCGCGTTGCCGGCGAAGAGGCGACCTTCGTCGTCTCGGCCGAAGGCATGCTCGAAGACTTCGGCATTCACACCGACCGTTACCTCGAGCAAATGATTCACCAGAAGTACATGCGGTAGCGCGTCGCACAAGTGAGGAATTCTGAATGAGGAATGAGGAATTTCCACCCACCCCACCGGATCAGTGATCGACGTAATGAGCAGGTGGGCGACATTCCTAATTCCTAATTCCTAATTCCTAATTCAATCAGTATCCTATCCTCGTGAAAATCGCGGTGTTGGCTTCCGGGGGAGTGGATTCGTCGGTGGCGCTGATGCGCCTGGTCGAGGAGGGTGGTCACGACCTCGCCGCGTTCTACCTCAAGATCTGGCTCGAGGACGAGATGGCCTTCCTCGGCTCCTGTCCGTGGGAAGAGGATCTCGCGTATGTGCGCTCGGTCTGCGAAACGGCGCGCGTCCCGCTCGAGGTCATATCGCTGCAGCAGGAGTACCTCAGCTCGGTTGTCGCCTACGCTCTCGCCGATCTCGATGTGGGCAGAACGCCCAGTCCGGACGTGATGTGCAACCGGCTGATCAAGTTCGGTGCCTTTGTCGACCGGATCGGCGACCGTTTCGACTGTATCGCATCAGGGCACCACGCCCGGGTCGAGGAGCGGAACGGTCAGTTCCACCTTTTGCGTGGTGCTGATCCCAGGAAGGACCAGACCTATTTCCTGAGCCAGCTCACCCAGGCACAACTCGCCCGCTGCCGTTTCCCGATCGGGGACCTCACCAAGGTCGAGGTCCGGCGCGAAGCCCGGCGCCTCGGGCTTTCAAGCGCCGAGCGCCCCGACAGTCAGGGCATCTGCTTCCTCGGGCGGGTGCCGTTCGACGATTTCGTCCACCACCACCTCGGAGACCGGCCGGGCGAGATTCGTCGCGCATCGAACGGAGAGCTCCTGGGCCATCATCGCGGAGCGTGGTTTCACACAATCGGGCAGCGGCGCGGCCTCGGCCTCGCAGGCGGCCCATGGTACGTCGTGGGCAAGGACCTCGAGCACGATATCATCGAGGTCGCCCACGCCGACGAGCTCGAGGAATACGCCTGCCAATCATTCCTGGTTGGCAACCCGCACTGGATCGCCGACCGGCCGACCCGAAAGGACCTCTCGGTCAGGATTCGTCACGGACAACGACTGGAACCGTGCACCGTCCAAGAGAACCCGGGCGGATCGATGACAGTGCAGTTCGATACGGTCGCCGATCCCGGCGTCGCGCCCGGTCAGTTCGCGGTGCTCTATGACGATGAAGAGTGCCTTGGAGGGGGGATCATCGACTCGACCGAGAGATGAGCATCGGCGGTTCGGGAGCCCATCCATCAGCTCATTGAACGAACGATCCGTTCGCGCCCGAGTTTCACCTGAAACTTAATCGAGAATGATACGTAAGATCAATTAGTCACAACAACCTCCTTCTGTCAGCGGCCCCGACCCCCGACGGGGCCGTTGGCGTCTCCTCGGCTGATACACACGGGTCAGCGCCGAAAAATCAGCCCATGTCGGAATGACCGGTCTCACTCTCTGTGATCGGATATTTGAAGGGCAAAGGCCGGATTGGATTGATGTTGCTGCGAAAGGACTGCTATTCCTCTGACGACAGCTCGATGCCGAGTCGGTGAATCATCTCGTTTAACGTCGTCGGACTGAGCTTGAGAAGACCGGCTGCTCGCCGTTGAACGCCACCCGATCGCTCGAGGGCCTGGCGGATCAGATGTTCTTGATAACCTGCGACCGTTTCCCGAAAATCGACTCCAGAAGACGGAAAATCCGACACCACAGCTACGGCCGGCGAATCGCCCCGCACCGCCTGTGGCAACTCATCGAGTTCGATGCTGTCGCTCCGGCACAGCACGACCGCGCGCTCGACGGCGTTCTCGAGCTCGCGCACATTTCCCGGCCAATGATAGGCGGCGAGCGCATCCATCGCGGCAGAGGAAAAACCCTCGACCTGACGTTGGTTCTCCTCGTTGAAAAGGCGCAGGAAGTGGGTCACGAGGAGTGGGATGTCCTCTCGCCGTTCGCGCAGGGGTGGCAATTCGATCGTGATCACATTCAGGCGATAATAGAGGTCCTCACGGAAGTTCCCTTGCTGCACCTCGTCCCACAGATCAGTGTTGGTGGCCGCGACCAGCCGGGCGTCCACCGGCTTGGCTTCAACGCTTCCCACCCGCCTGATCTCCCGTTCCTGAATCACCCTCAGGAGCTTCGTCTGAGTCTCCAGCGAGATCGTCCCGACCTCATCAAGAAATAGTGTGCCGTTGTGTGCGGCTTCGAAAAGCCCTTTCCTCGTATTGACTGCACCGGTGAAGGCGCCTTTGACATGGCCAAAAAGTGTCGACTCCAGCAGGTCAGCCGGAATAGCGCTCGTATGGACCGGCACGAACGGCCCGTCCCCGCGCGGACTGAGCCGGTGAATTGCTCGCGCCACGAGCTCTTTCCCGGTGCCTGACTCACCGGCCACAAGAATCGTCGACCGGGCGGGAGCCGCACGGCGCATGAGCTCGAACACCTCCTGGATTCGCCGGCTCGTACCGACGATTTCACCCATACCCTCGAGGCGACTGCGCAGCTCGAGGTTTTCGACCAACAGGGCCCGACGCTCGGCTGCCCGCCGCACGAGGTGCAGAACTTCTTCGTTCTTGAATGGTTTCGGGACGTAATGGAAGGCGCCACCGCGCATTGCCTCGATCGCAGACTCCACCGATGAATATGCGGTGATCACCACCACCGGGAGGTGCGGGTCCAATTCTTTGATCTCGGGCAGCAGGTCGAGACCGGATCGATCCGGCAGCATGAGGTCCAGGAGAACGACATCCACCTCTTCCTCGCGGAGAACGTCCATACCATCCGCAGCCGAAGTCGCCTGGAGATATTCGAAGCCGTCGCCCGTCAGGAGTGACCCCAGCACGTCCTGAAGGACGGGCTCGTCGTCGATCACGAGGACGGTTCCGACTCCTGCCATCGCTGTAACCTGATAGTGGCACGGGCGCCGCCATGCTCCAGATTCTCGAGCCCGACGCCGCCCCCAAGTTGGGCGATCATATCACGTGTGATGGCGAGCCCGAGACCGGTGCCACCCCGCTCGGTTTTGGTCGAAAAGAATGGTTCGAAGACTTTCTCACCGACTTCCTCTGGCACCCCTGAACCGGAATCGTCAACCCGGATCTCTGCCCATTCTGCCATTCCGAGCACCGAGAGCCTGACCGTCCCGTCGGCCGGGGATGCCTCGAAAGCATTTCTCACCAAGTTGCCAACAGCCAACTCGATTGGTCCCACGGACGCCCACACCATCACCGGCTTTTCGACCTCAGAGACCTCGAGCCTGTGTTCAGCGCCGAGCGAACGTGCGGCATCTCGCGCCGCGCGCTCCGCGACGCCTGTCAAATCGAGCACCATGCGACTATCGGACGATTCCCGGACTATCGCCCGCAGGTTGGAAACGATCCGTGAAACACGAAAGCTCTGGTCGATCAGCTTTTCAACTACGCTCGCACGGGGATCTTCGTCGGAAGTCATCTTGCCGAGCATTTGGGCGAACGATGATATGCCGGTCAACGGTGTGTTGATCTCGTGCGCGAGTCCCGAGGCGAGACGTCCGAGGCCGGCGAGGCGCTCCTGCTCCCGCATGCGATCCTGCAGCTCGCGAAGCTCCGTGACGTCCTGCAACACCACCACTCGCCCGTTGAAGGATCCGCTGTCAAGCTCGAGCACCGACACGGCAAGCACGACGTGACGCGGCGGGTCCGAAAATGTGCGAGCCTCTGTGTTGACCGCGTGGACCGGAAGCTCACCTCCCCATTCCTCGGGGAGATCGACCAGCGTGCCAAGGCCGAGTCCGACCAGGGCCTCCGCTTCGCGTTCGAAGATGCCTGCAGCTTGCCGATTGGCGGAGAGGATGTGGGCTGCGGCATCGCACACCAGAATGGCCGCCGCCGAGGACTCGATAATCCGTTGCGTGTTCGTGTGGAGCATGCGGAACTCTTCAGCCTGGCGTCTCAGGTCGTCGAGATAACGCGCGCTCTCCAAGGCCAGCGCGGCCTGTGCGGCGAAGGTCGCCACAACCTCCTCTCCCTCGGTGCCCAAGGGGAACACTCCCCGGCGCAGGCCAACGTAGAGCAGGCCATGCACCGTACCGACTCTCTCCAAAGGCACTCGCACCGCGTAACCGAGAAGTGCCAGCGAATCCTCGTGTGTTCCTGGAAACTCCGAATCGACCACCTTGGCGGGCAAGAATGCGGGAAGGAGCTCCGCTTCTCCCGTGATGCGCTCGAAATTTTCCCCGGCGCTCCGCAGGTAGGTGGCGACAAGGTCGAACTCCAGTCCCTCGGTCAGTGTCTCGGACAGTCTCACCAGTACCTCACGCGGATCAGTGACGCGCGCCAGATCGCGGCTCGCCCCGGTGAGCAGAGATCGCGGTGCCGGCCTGCCCTGGTGCAGCCACTGGTCGAGGAACTTCTCCACCCGAAGCCGAACCGGCTGCAACAACACAACCAACAGTACGCCGGTCGCAAACGCGAACAGGTTGCGCAGCGAGCCACCGCCACCGGCATAGTTCAAAAGAAGGTGATTGGTGACGGCAAAGATCAATCCGCCCGTGACCACAATGAGTGTTGCCGACAGGGAGTCTCGGCTGATGGGCTCAAGATCCCACAATCGATAACCGGTGAGCGCCGCAAGGAGCGTCAACGGTATCGCGCTGACGGGAAAGACGGTGAGCCACGTGTATGGTTGGAACGGAAAGCCGAGCCAATTCGGAATCATGACCAGCACGACAAACGGAGTCAGACCGACAAAGAGGCCAAGCGCAGCCCATTCGATCTGACGCCGCACCCGGATCTCACGCGATGCTGACCGCCAACGCCAGATCTGAATCGAAATGCCAAAGATGATCGAGGCCACGAAAAGGGCGCGAAACAGCGAGGCGAGAGCAGGCCACCATCCCTCGATATCGGGGAAAAATGCGGTCGAGCCGGCCGCCAAACCCGCGATGATGGTCACGGTGTCCCACAGTCGCATCGAACGGTCGCGTTCCGGGAAGATGGTGAAGAACCGAACGATCAGGAACGGCAGCATCGCGCCAGCACCGCGACGAATCACTTGAAGTGCCAGCTCGGCGGCGGCTATCCGATTTGGAACTGCGCCGAGAATCAACGCAGCCATCGCCAGCATCAGGAAGGTCGCGGCCTCTCGTCTCCGGGTACCCCAGACCGCATACAGCGCACACCCAAGCCCGAGGAAACCGACTGCCGTCCGGGCAAGATAGACCGCGTTGATGACCGGCGGCGGCGAGGTGAATGGCACCTCAGATACTGAACTGTCCGCGTGACGAACGCCCAGAAGATGGGTTTCTCCTCCGGCAAGCATGAATGCCGGCTCATCGAGGCGGTAGATTGGCACACCGTCGACTTCCACGACCATATCGCCGCTCAACAGGCCAGCGTCCTCGGCGCTCGACCCGGACGGCACTTCTTGCACGACCAGGCCTTCCTCGACCCACGACACCGGAAAATCAAGGCGATAAAAGGTGCGCACCGTACGGATAAGCGAGGTGCCCGAAACCACCACAACCAACGTCGCGAGCACAGTCAGCAGAAACCGTTTCGTACGCATCACACAAGTATAGGCATATCAGTCAGAACGGCTGAACAACGGGGCCTTAGATCGGTGCCTCTGAAAAGAGTCGAAAACGGTTGTCAAGACTCCGACTCAGCGCCATCGTTCTCCGCGACGTGCGGCCGACCAACCGAGATGACACCGGCTACCAGCATATCGCGCGCGGCCAAGCCGACCTGGCCCCGACTGTACGGCAACAATTCTGCCAACAGACCCCACCCACAGGGCTGGGCAGAGAGCTGGTGCCAGATCTGCTCGACCAGATCGATGTTGGACTGGCTGGGCCATGCCAGTCGGCCGGCTGTAGGGTGGAGAAAAGCATCGTCCGGCACCGTGCTCGCGAAGTGCTCGATTTCATCCTGGATTCGGGCCGCCTCGATCAGCAACGGCTGAACCGGGAGATATTGATCCGTATCGGGGGGAGAATTCAAGCCCGAGAAGCTGAAGGTTCCGACTGCCGGAGGAGAGGTCAAAATCTCCAGAAAGGCCTCCGAGCCCACCAGGTGCTTACACTGGATCCGGCCTATCATCTTGTCCATCGTATGAATTGCACCAAACGGATTCCCTTCGTCGTCACTTATCTCGAGGACGCCAGTGACTCCCGATTCGATGACCGTCTGGAGGATTGCCGGCAGGTCGAAATGCTCCAACCTGCCCCTGAGGTTGCTTCCGCTGTGCGCGCCGAGGTTCGCGACCGTCCCCTCGAGACGCCGAGCCAGATTCTGCAGATAGTGGAGAGCGAAATCGCGTGACGAGTACAAATGGCGGAGAAGGACCGGGCGCGGCCA encodes:
- a CDS encoding dynamin family protein; translated protein: MLAPILTADQKELLDAERELLAEVRTAVESCDTPVEDLRALDDSIRQLDELFLLVVVGEFNAGKSALINALLGQDVLAEGVTPTTSKIHHISWGEALTREPMGSVGEKITAPVETLHQLSVVDTPGTNALDRAHEALTKDYVPRADLVVFVTSADRP
- the ggt gene encoding gamma-glutamyltransferase codes for the protein MRRCLAIVAVVIASIPVAFSADRPEGRAFATRSVTYARNGMVSAAHPLAVQVGIDVLKAGGSAVDAAIAVNAALGFLEPTANGLGGDLFAMVWDPETEKLYGLNASGRAPASLTIDEVPPEEDGTIPVYSVYSWTVPGCADGWFELHEKFGNLPMGDVLRPAAKLAREGAPVPQVIAGGWARSVPRFKDMPGFAEVFMPGGKAPAEGEVFANPALAHTLDRLAVGGRDAFYRGEIAEQIVAFSEEVGGFFSRQDFANHTSEWVEPISTTYRGLTVWELPPNPQGLAALQMLNILEGFDLAAMGRDSTDFWHVMVEAKKLAYEDRARYYADIRFAEVPVDALLDKGYAAERAKLIDMEHAARTLGPGNPALEHGDTTFLATADGSGMLVSLIQSNYTGFGSGYVVPRVGIGIQDRGALFSLDPAHPNALEPGKRPFHTIIPAFMGWNGVPDTAFGLMGGAMQPQGHVQIVVNLVDFGMNLQEAGDAPRFNHGGSSQPTGTVMTSGGILRIEKGLPPEVYRDLAKRGHRIQETNPVVFGGYQIVHRDPETGVLSGATESRKDGMAAGY
- a CDS encoding sigma-54 dependent transcriptional regulator — translated: MAGVGTVLVIDDEPVLQDVLGSLLTGDGFEYLQATSAADGMDVLREEEVDVVLLDLMLPDRSGLDLLPEIKELDPHLPVVVITAYSSVESAIEAMRGGAFHYVPKPFKNEEVLHLVRRAAERRALLVENLELRSRLEGMGEIVGTSRRIQEVFELMRRAAPARSTILVAGESGTGKELVARAIHRLSPRGDGPFVPVHTSAIPADLLESTLFGHVKGAFTGAVNTRKGLFEAAHNGTLFLDEVGTISLETQTKLLRVIQEREIRRVGSVEAKPVDARLVAATNTDLWDEVQQGNFREDLYYRLNVITIELPPLRERREDIPLLVTHFLRLFNEENQRQVEGFSSAAMDALAAYHWPGNVRELENAVERAVVLCRSDSIELDELPQAVRGDSPAVAVVSDFPSSGVDFRETVAGYQEHLIRQALERSGGVQRRAAGLLKLSPTTLNEMIHRLGIELSSEE
- the mnmA gene encoding tRNA 2-thiouridine(34) synthase MnmA, producing the protein MKIAVLASGGVDSSVALMRLVEEGGHDLAAFYLKIWLEDEMAFLGSCPWEEDLAYVRSVCETARVPLEVISLQQEYLSSVVAYALADLDVGRTPSPDVMCNRLIKFGAFVDRIGDRFDCIASGHHARVEERNGQFHLLRGADPRKDQTYFLSQLTQAQLARCRFPIGDLTKVEVRREARRLGLSSAERPDSQGICFLGRVPFDDFVHHHLGDRPGEIRRASNGELLGHHRGAWFHTIGQRRGLGLAGGPWYVVGKDLEHDIIEVAHADELEEYACQSFLVGNPHWIADRPTRKDLSVRIRHGQRLEPCTVQENPGGSMTVQFDTVADPGVAPGQFAVLYDDEECLGGGIIDSTER
- a CDS encoding single-stranded DNA-binding protein, which codes for MAESTLTVIAAELAREVDRLSFANPVTHVYNPLDYAWSIHAQYLERYGRAPKEVLLLGMNPGPWGMAQTGVPFGEVGAVRDWLRIDAVVDRPDREHPKRPVRGLECARSEVSGARLWGWARKVFSTPERFFQRFFIANYCPLAFLEASGRNRTPDKLPAPERAPLLEICDRALRRTVEYLEPEFVVGVGAFAEGRAHASLNGSRTVIGRILHPSPANPVANRGWEERATAELRQLGVELP
- a CDS encoding DUF4388 domain-containing protein, producing the protein MLYEDLLKAVRDSPFFHGMPPDEQMTLAKLGILDVQPEGGVLFQPGDVPAALYLVIDGVVEICRIESEEIGLRPVAYLGAGSTLAEARVLTGSTLTAKAHFPEGGTTLQWPRPVLLRHLYSSRDFALHYLQNLARRLEGTVANLGAHSGSNLRGRLEHFDLPAILQTVIESGVTGVLEISDDEGNPFGAIHTMDKMIGRIQCKHLVGSEAFLEILTSPPAVGTFSFSGLNSPPDTDQYLPVQPLLIEAARIQDEIEHFASTVPDDAFLHPTAGRLAWPSQSNIDLVEQIWHQLSAQPCGWGLLAELLPYSRGQVGLAARDMLVAGVISVGRPHVAENDGAESES